A genomic stretch from Colwellia sp. Arc7-635 includes:
- the acnB gene encoding bifunctional aconitate hydratase 2/2-methylisocitrate dehydratase gives MLQDYRKHIDERAGEGIVPKPLDAEQTAALVELIKAPPVGEEAFLIDLLTHRVPAGVDDAAYVKAGFLAAVTKGEANSPILSPKQATKLLGTMLGGYNIQPMIELLDNDALSAVAAEGLSHTLLMFDAFHDVQEKAQAGNAAAKQVLQSWADGDWFTAKEKVATKITVKVFKVTGETNTDDLSPAPDAWSRPDIPLHAKAMLKIEREGIIPDEDGVVGPIKQLEELQKDGIPLAYVGDVVGTGSSRKSATNSVLWFMGDDIPCIPNKRGGGVCLGGKIAPIFYNTMEDSGALPIELDVQKMHMGDVIDIYPYEGVVKNAEGEIIAEFKLSPVLLDEVRAGGRIPLIIGRGLTTRACEALGLPMPDLFAQQAEVISSTKGFTLAQKMVGKACGVDGVRAGQYCEPKMTTVGSQDTTGPMTRDELKDLACLGFSADLTMQSFCHTSAYPKPVDVVTHHTLPDFMMNRGGVSLRPGDGVIHSWLNRMLLPDTVGTGGDSHTRFPLGISFPAGSGLVAFAAATGVMPLDMPESILVRFKGEMQPGITLRDLVHAIPYYGIKNGLLTVEKAGKINEFSGRVLEIEGLKGLTVEQAFELSDASAERSAGGCSIKLEEEAVAEYLNSNIVMLKWMISEGYGDVRTITRRIKGMEAWLAQPSLMAADADAEYAHIIEIDLADIKEPIVCCPNDPDDAKLLSEVAGVDIDEVFIGSCMTNIGHFRAAGKLIESFGKTLPTRLWVAPPTKMDRDQLTAEGYYSIYGKAGARMETPGCSLCMGNQARVAEKSTVLSTSTRNFPNRLGNGANVYLTSAELAGVGAILGKLPSVAEYMQYASQINATAADTYRYLNFHKMESYTSKADKVILQVEA, from the coding sequence ATGCTTCAAGATTATCGTAAACATATAGATGAACGCGCTGGGGAAGGTATTGTTCCAAAACCATTAGATGCAGAACAAACAGCGGCCTTGGTAGAGCTAATTAAAGCACCTCCGGTAGGAGAAGAAGCGTTCTTAATTGATCTATTAACCCATCGTGTGCCTGCCGGTGTTGATGATGCTGCTTATGTGAAAGCCGGTTTTTTAGCCGCTGTCACTAAAGGTGAAGCAAATTCGCCAATTTTATCACCAAAGCAAGCAACTAAATTACTGGGCACTATGCTAGGTGGTTACAACATTCAGCCTATGATTGAGCTTTTAGATAACGACGCACTCTCTGCTGTTGCCGCTGAAGGTTTGTCGCACACTTTATTGATGTTCGATGCTTTTCATGACGTGCAAGAAAAAGCACAAGCCGGTAATGCTGCAGCTAAGCAGGTATTACAATCTTGGGCTGACGGAGATTGGTTTACCGCAAAAGAAAAAGTCGCGACAAAAATTACCGTCAAAGTATTTAAAGTCACTGGTGAAACTAATACCGATGACTTATCACCCGCACCAGATGCTTGGTCACGTCCTGATATTCCTTTACACGCCAAAGCGATGCTCAAAATTGAACGTGAAGGTATTATACCGGACGAAGATGGTGTTGTTGGTCCAATTAAGCAACTGGAAGAATTACAAAAAGACGGCATTCCATTGGCGTATGTTGGAGACGTTGTCGGTACTGGCTCGTCACGTAAATCAGCCACTAACTCAGTGCTTTGGTTTATGGGCGATGATATTCCATGCATTCCAAATAAGCGTGGTGGTGGTGTCTGTTTAGGCGGTAAAATTGCGCCTATATTTTACAATACTATGGAAGATTCAGGCGCATTGCCAATTGAGTTAGATGTACAAAAAATGCATATGGGCGATGTTATTGATATCTACCCTTATGAAGGGGTTGTTAAAAATGCGGAGGGTGAGATTATCGCTGAATTTAAACTCAGCCCCGTATTATTGGATGAAGTTCGTGCTGGCGGTCGTATTCCACTCATTATTGGTCGAGGTTTAACGACTCGTGCTTGTGAAGCTTTAGGTTTGCCTATGCCAGATTTATTTGCTCAACAAGCCGAAGTCATTTCGTCAACTAAGGGTTTTACCTTAGCGCAGAAAATGGTTGGTAAAGCTTGTGGTGTTGATGGCGTGCGTGCGGGTCAATACTGTGAACCTAAAATGACCACGGTAGGTTCGCAAGATACCACCGGTCCGATGACGCGTGATGAATTAAAAGATCTCGCTTGTTTAGGTTTTTCCGCTGATTTAACCATGCAGTCTTTTTGTCATACCTCTGCTTACCCTAAACCTGTGGATGTTGTCACGCATCACACTTTACCTGATTTTATGATGAATCGTGGTGGCGTCTCACTGCGCCCTGGTGATGGTGTTATTCACTCGTGGCTAAATCGCATGTTATTACCCGATACTGTCGGTACTGGCGGCGATTCACATACCCGTTTTCCTTTAGGTATTTCATTCCCAGCGGGTTCTGGTTTGGTGGCTTTTGCTGCTGCAACGGGAGTAATGCCACTTGATATGCCAGAGTCAATTTTAGTGCGCTTTAAAGGTGAAATGCAGCCTGGTATCACCTTACGCGATTTAGTGCATGCTATTCCCTATTATGGGATTAAAAATGGCTTGTTAACTGTTGAGAAGGCAGGAAAAATCAACGAATTTTCTGGTCGAGTATTAGAAATTGAAGGCCTTAAAGGTTTAACCGTTGAACAAGCATTTGAATTATCTGATGCTTCCGCTGAACGTTCTGCGGGTGGTTGTTCAATAAAGCTTGAAGAAGAAGCCGTTGCTGAGTATTTAAACTCAAATATTGTCATGTTGAAGTGGATGATCAGTGAAGGCTATGGCGATGTCCGCACTATTACCCGTCGTATTAAAGGTATGGAAGCATGGTTAGCTCAGCCATCATTAATGGCCGCCGATGCTGATGCTGAATACGCCCACATTATTGAAATTGATTTAGCTGATATTAAAGAGCCCATTGTTTGTTGTCCGAACGATCCTGATGATGCAAAACTATTATCAGAAGTTGCCGGTGTTGATATCGATGAAGTCTTTATCGGTTCATGTATGACCAATATTGGTCATTTTCGCGCGGCAGGTAAACTGATTGAGAGTTTCGGCAAAACTTTACCAACACGTTTATGGGTTGCGCCACCAACGAAAATGGATAGAGACCAATTAACCGCTGAAGGCTATTACAGTATTTACGGCAAAGCTGGCGCGCGTATGGAAACTCCGGGTTGTTCACTTTGTATGGGCAATCAAGCGCGTGTCGCTGAAAAGTCTACGGTGCTTTCAACTTCAACACGTAACTTCCCTAACCGTTTAGGTAATGGTGCCAATGTATATCTAACCTCAGCTGAGTTAGCGGGAGTGGGTGCTATTTTAGGTAAATTGCCTTCTGTTGCTGAGTACATGCAGTACGCGTCGCAAATCAATGCCACCGCTGCAGATACTTATCGCTATTTGAATTTCCATAAAATGGAAAGTTATACGAGCAAAGCAGATAAAGTCATTTTGCAAGTCGAAGCGTAA